Proteins encoded in a region of the Spiroplasma endosymbiont of Amphimallon solstitiale genome:
- a CDS encoding IS30 family transposase, protein MYKYLTIESIIAIKEYKSYGFSIRKIAKAIDYSKSTVHRVCRLLNQNLLPLEILNKIQKNKQNAGRKLIILTLIEINTINHLLITKNYALDIIANFLKENKIKSISTKTLYNMFKTNRMGFDENNLLRKGKNKPHKQKETRGRINNCKSIHERNLIIPNIKNIEEFGHLEGDTIIGKDHKSSIITLADIWSKTTIPLATKNNKSENITKSIIKFISKLQKGTVKTITFDRGKEFSKWKLIEKNCNVKIYFADPGKPCQRGLNENNNGILRRYLPKSTDLSSYKQKDLNTIAFQINSTPRKSLSYKRPIDLIQLF, encoded by the coding sequence ATGTATAAGTATCTGACTATTGAATCAATAATAGCAATAAAAGAATATAAAAGTTATGGATTTTCGATTCGTAAAATAGCAAAAGCCATTGATTATAGTAAATCAACTGTACATAGAGTTTGTAGATTATTAAATCAAAACTTATTACCATTAGAAATATTGAATAAAATTCAAAAAAATAAACAAAATGCAGGTAGAAAATTAATAATTTTAACTTTAATAGAAATTAATACTATTAATCATTTGTTAATTACTAAAAATTATGCTCTTGATATAATTGCTAATTTTTTAAAGGAAAATAAAATAAAAAGTATTTCAACAAAAACTTTATATAACATGTTTAAAACAAATCGAATGGGTTTTGATGAAAATAACTTATTGAGAAAAGGAAAAAATAAACCTCACAAACAAAAAGAAACTAGGGGCAGAATTAATAATTGTAAGTCTATTCATGAAAGAAATTTAATCATTCCTAATATTAAAAATATAGAAGAATTTGGTCATTTAGAAGGTGATACTATCATTGGTAAAGATCATAAAAGTTCTATTATTACTTTAGCTGATATATGATCAAAAACCACAATTCCTTTAGCAACTAAAAATAATAAATCAGAAAATATTACAAAAAGTATAATAAAATTTATTTCAAAGTTACAAAAAGGAACAGTTAAAACTATTACTTTTGATCGTGGTAAAGAATTTAGTAAATGAAAATTAATCGAAAAAAATTGTAATGTTAAGATTTATTTTGCAGATCCTGGTAAACCTTGTCAAAGAGGTTTAAATGAAAATAATAATGGTATTTTAAGAAGATATTTACCAAAATCTACAGATCTATCTTCATATAAACAAAAAGATTTAAATACTATAGCATTTCAAATTAATTCTACACCCAGAAAATCACTATCTTATAAAAGACCAATAGATTTAATACAATTATTTTAA